One Caldalkalibacillus uzonensis DNA window includes the following coding sequences:
- the queD gene encoding 6-carboxytetrahydropterin synthase QueD encodes MPNEVIVSKRFTFDSAHQLVGHKGKCANLHGHTYILEVMVKGETKCEQHGSDEGFVIDFADLKDIVKLKVLNSLDHAFLAKGDEPVIDVLKASGSKVVILGFRTTVENLAIYICRTLKNAGLPLYAVRLYETPTSWAQVMADDIRD; translated from the coding sequence ATGCCCAATGAAGTAATTGTCAGTAAGCGTTTTACTTTTGACAGTGCCCATCAGCTGGTCGGACACAAGGGGAAGTGTGCTAACCTACATGGTCACACTTATATTCTGGAAGTCATGGTTAAAGGTGAAACAAAGTGCGAGCAGCATGGTTCAGACGAAGGGTTTGTGATAGACTTTGCTGATTTAAAGGATATTGTCAAACTTAAGGTCTTAAACAGTCTGGACCATGCCTTTTTAGCCAAAGGAGATGAACCTGTTATTGATGTTTTGAAGGCGTCAGGGTCTAAAGTGGTCATCCTTGGTTTCAGAACAACGGTTGAAAATCTGGCAATCTATATTTGCCGGACACTCAAAAATGCAGGTTTGCCACTTTATGCTGTCAGGCTTTATGAAACGCCAACAAGCTGGGCGCAAGTGATGGCCGATGATATTAGGGACTAA
- a CDS encoding FixH family protein — translation MKKYGRNIKYAVVLMVILMAMIGCSSGPAYEAEITAEGAVHEDKVVLHLTVTEGEQPVSGLDIKGILEMRRMDHGIIEVHFVETEAGTYRGEAQLPMGGEWIATLQIDNGQEHVRQIVEFEVMD, via the coding sequence ATGAAAAAATATGGGAGAAATATAAAATATGCAGTGGTGCTAATGGTCATATTGATGGCTATGATCGGCTGTTCTTCTGGACCTGCTTATGAAGCAGAGATCACAGCTGAAGGAGCGGTACACGAAGACAAGGTCGTGCTTCATTTAACAGTGACGGAAGGAGAGCAGCCAGTCAGCGGGTTGGATATCAAGGGGATTCTTGAGATGCGGCGCATGGATCATGGCATTATAGAGGTACACTTTGTTGAAACGGAGGCAGGTACTTACCGGGGGGAAGCCCAGTTGCCCATGGGAGGAGAGTGGATTGCTACATTGCAGATAGACAATGGTCAAGAACATGTTAGACAGATTGTGGAATTTGAGGTTATGGACTAA
- a CDS encoding MFS transporter: MKGQKSALILSTIAMIIGFAAWSVFSPIALQIREAYNLTAVQGSILVATPILLGSVARIPMGILTDRYGGRKVYTLTLFFLVIPLVGAGLANSFEVLLFWAFLIGMAGTTFAIGITFVSKWYPPEQQGFALGVTGMGNLGTAVAGFLIPTIAVTLGLPWVFWLSAAAVALMGVVFWLGTQDAPQPGKAKSLGEALSVLRMKETWVLSLLYFLTFGSFVSFGVYLPTLLQELFQLSVVDAGFRAAGFVVLATFMRPVGGWLSDRLGAEKILGVVFIGVVLGALLMSISTNNLFFFSIGCLGVAFLVGAGNGAVFKLVPQVAPENTGAVTGVVGAFGGIGGFFPPILLGGIKDLTGDYWLGFVLLAIVALVCFLVNRQSFGKEKRASHKLA; the protein is encoded by the coding sequence ATGAAAGGTCAAAAATCGGCCTTAATCTTGTCAACCATTGCCATGATTATTGGTTTTGCAGCCTGGTCTGTGTTTTCTCCCATTGCGTTGCAAATAAGAGAGGCCTATAATCTGACTGCTGTTCAAGGCAGCATTCTTGTCGCTACTCCCATTCTGTTAGGGTCTGTTGCCCGCATCCCGATGGGCATATTAACAGACCGCTATGGAGGACGGAAAGTATACACTCTGACGTTGTTCTTCTTAGTCATTCCATTAGTTGGTGCAGGGCTGGCTAATTCGTTCGAGGTACTGTTGTTTTGGGCATTTTTAATTGGGATGGCAGGTACCACCTTTGCCATTGGAATCACTTTCGTATCAAAATGGTATCCTCCAGAGCAGCAAGGTTTTGCTTTGGGTGTAACTGGGATGGGCAATTTGGGGACTGCTGTCGCCGGATTCTTAATCCCGACCATTGCGGTTACGCTGGGACTGCCGTGGGTATTTTGGCTTTCTGCTGCAGCAGTGGCGTTGATGGGAGTGGTGTTCTGGTTGGGTACACAAGATGCGCCCCAACCAGGTAAAGCGAAATCGTTAGGGGAAGCATTATCCGTTTTAAGGATGAAGGAAACATGGGTTTTATCATTGTTATACTTCCTCACCTTTGGTTCCTTTGTCTCTTTTGGGGTTTACTTACCAACTTTACTTCAAGAGTTGTTTCAGTTGTCAGTGGTGGATGCAGGCTTCCGGGCTGCAGGGTTCGTTGTTTTGGCTACCTTTATGCGTCCTGTCGGAGGATGGTTATCTGACCGCTTGGGAGCTGAAAAAATTCTGGGGGTCGTTTTTATTGGAGTGGTCTTAGGTGCCTTGCTTATGAGCATTTCAACCAATAATTTGTTTTTCTTCAGTATTGGGTGTTTAGGTGTAGCCTTCCTAGTGGGGGCAGGTAACGGCGCGGTTTTCAAATTGGTACCACAAGTAGCACCGGAAAATACGGGCGCTGTAACCGGAGTGGTTGGTGCTTTTGGGGGAATAGGAGGTTTCTTTCCGCCAATTCTTCTGGGAGGTATTAAAGATCTGACCGGAGATTACTGGTTAGGCTTTGTCTTGCTTGCCATTGTGGCACTAGTGTGCTTCCTTGTAAACCGCCAGTCATTTGGAAAAGAAAAGAGGGCATCACATAAGCTGGCATAG